One segment of Streptosporangium brasiliense DNA contains the following:
- a CDS encoding PhzF family phenazine biosynthesis protein, translated as MHIYTVDSFTDQFSKGNPAGVCLLDNPVPDAWMQSIAAEMRHSETAFVLEGEDGEPYSLRWFTPATEVALCGHATLATAHVLYSTGSAPETLEFSTKSGILSVTRDGAGLITMDFPAKTLEAVSPPEGLLDALGVVSPLWVGKNEWDYLVEVESEEAVQSLAPDFLMLEKVDARGVIVTAPASRSGIDYVSRFFAPKVGVPEDPVTGSAHCALAPYWTGKLGPDSLIGAQLSQRGGVVHTTLRGDRVRLAGHAVTVLSGELHV; from the coding sequence ATGCACATCTATACGGTCGATTCATTTACCGACCAATTTTCCAAGGGTAACCCTGCGGGGGTCTGTCTACTCGACAATCCGGTTCCGGATGCCTGGATGCAGTCCATCGCAGCGGAGATGAGGCACTCCGAGACGGCCTTCGTGCTTGAAGGGGAAGACGGCGAGCCGTATTCGCTCCGTTGGTTCACGCCGGCGACCGAGGTGGCACTGTGCGGACACGCCACCTTGGCCACGGCGCACGTCCTGTATTCCACCGGATCGGCCCCGGAAACCCTTGAGTTCTCAACGAAGAGCGGGATCCTGTCCGTGACCAGGGACGGAGCCGGTCTGATCACCATGGATTTCCCGGCGAAGACGCTCGAAGCGGTGAGCCCGCCGGAGGGTCTGCTGGACGCACTGGGGGTCGTCAGTCCTCTCTGGGTCGGCAAGAACGAGTGGGACTATCTCGTGGAGGTCGAGTCCGAGGAGGCCGTGCAGAGCCTCGCTCCTGACTTCCTCATGCTGGAGAAGGTGGACGCCCGAGGGGTCATCGTGACCGCCCCCGCGTCGCGGTCCGGCATCGACTATGTCTCCCGTTTCTTCGCCCCCAAAGTCGGCGTCCCCGAGGACCCGGTGACCGGCTCCGCCCACTGCGCCCTGGCCCCTTACTGGACGGGCAAGCTCGGCCCCGACTCCCTGATCGGCGCCCAGCTCTCCCAGCGGGGCGGTGTGGTCCACACGACCCTGCGGGGCGACCGGGTCCGGCTGGCCGGGCATGCGGTGACCGTGCTCTCCGGCGAGCTTCACGTCTGA
- a CDS encoding cell division protein SepF — translation MGAVRKVATYLGLGGAEDYDESYDYEDDVEGEGEDWQPASERAAKRWRSMSEPSRIVMLTPRKYNDAPIIGQHFRDGQTVIMDVNVMSTAEATRMVDFAAGLAYGCEGRIERIAEKVFLLAPAEVEITTG, via the coding sequence ATGGGGGCAGTGCGCAAGGTGGCGACCTACCTTGGCCTAGGCGGAGCAGAGGATTACGACGAGTCCTATGACTACGAGGACGACGTCGAAGGCGAGGGCGAGGACTGGCAGCCCGCTTCGGAGCGTGCGGCCAAGCGCTGGCGCTCGATGAGCGAGCCTTCGCGGATCGTGATGCTGACGCCCAGGAAGTACAACGACGCTCCGATCATCGGACAGCACTTCCGCGACGGCCAGACCGTCATCATGGACGTCAACGTCATGAGCACCGCCGAGGCCACGCGGATGGTCGACTTCGCCGCGGGCCTGGCCTACGGCTGTGAGGGCCGCATAGAGCGCATCGCGGAGAAGGTCTTCCTGCTGGCTCCGGCAGAGGTGGAGATCACCACCGGCTGA
- the argS gene encoding arginine--tRNA ligase codes for MTDPQHALTERVQQALAAAFGADYADADPLIRPSQFADYQANVAMSLSKRLRRAPREVAQEIADHLTGRAGDAQGEPFPGTVEVSGPGFLNITLSDDWITAQTAGILADPRSGVALVASPQTVVVDYSAPNAAKEMHVGHLRTTIVGDALVRVHEHVGNKVIRQNHLGDWGTPFGMLIEHLLDIGEETAVAQLEAGEGNAYYQAARAKFDSDPEFNKRARTRVVTLQAEEPETMRLWHIFMDATVRYFNKVYHQLGVTLTDGDIAGESMYNHVLAKVCDELQERGIAVVSDGALCVFPPGFTGREDQPLPFMIRKSDGGYGYATTDMATIHYRVQDLKADRILYVIGATQALHMSMLFASARMAGWLPDHVRAEHVQIGSVLGSDGKMFKTRSGESIKLLQLLDEAETRAAAVLADRDYDDATRGVIGHAVGMGAVKYADLSVSHDSEYVFDFDRMLALTGNTGPYLQYATARIRSIFRKADTDPAKATGPIVLGHPAERALALQLLGFGAIVEEVAESSVPHRLANYLFETASVFTTFYENCPVLKDDVDPATRASRLALCALTLRVLETGLSLLGVPVPERM; via the coding sequence ATGACCGACCCGCAGCACGCCCTCACCGAGCGCGTCCAGCAGGCGCTGGCCGCCGCCTTCGGTGCGGACTACGCCGACGCAGACCCGCTGATCCGTCCCTCCCAGTTCGCCGACTACCAGGCGAACGTGGCGATGAGCCTGAGCAAGCGGCTGCGACGGGCCCCGCGGGAGGTCGCCCAGGAGATCGCCGACCACCTCACCGGCCGCGCCGGCGACGCGCAGGGGGAGCCCTTCCCCGGCACCGTCGAGGTCAGCGGCCCCGGCTTCCTGAACATCACGCTGTCCGACGACTGGATCACCGCCCAGACCGCCGGGATCCTGGCCGACCCGCGCAGCGGCGTCGCCCTCGTCGCCTCGCCGCAGACCGTCGTGGTCGACTACTCCGCGCCCAACGCGGCCAAGGAGATGCACGTCGGCCACCTGCGCACGACCATCGTCGGCGACGCCCTGGTCCGCGTGCACGAACACGTCGGCAACAAGGTCATCCGGCAGAACCACCTGGGCGACTGGGGCACCCCGTTCGGCATGCTCATCGAGCACCTGCTGGACATCGGCGAGGAGACCGCCGTGGCCCAGCTCGAGGCGGGCGAGGGCAACGCCTACTACCAGGCGGCCCGCGCCAAGTTCGACAGCGACCCGGAGTTCAACAAGCGCGCCCGCACGCGGGTGGTGACCCTCCAGGCCGAAGAGCCGGAGACCATGCGCCTGTGGCACATCTTCATGGACGCCACGGTCCGCTACTTCAACAAGGTCTACCACCAGCTCGGCGTGACGCTGACCGACGGCGACATCGCCGGCGAGAGCATGTACAACCACGTGCTCGCCAAGGTCTGCGACGAGCTCCAGGAGCGTGGCATCGCGGTCGTCAGCGACGGCGCGCTCTGCGTCTTCCCGCCCGGCTTCACCGGCCGCGAGGACCAGCCGCTGCCGTTCATGATCCGCAAGAGCGACGGCGGATACGGCTACGCCACCACCGACATGGCCACCATCCACTACCGCGTCCAGGACCTCAAGGCCGACCGGATCCTCTACGTGATCGGGGCGACCCAGGCCCTGCACATGTCGATGCTGTTCGCCTCCGCCAGGATGGCCGGCTGGCTGCCCGACCACGTCCGCGCCGAGCACGTCCAGATCGGCAGCGTGCTGGGCAGCGACGGCAAGATGTTCAAGACCCGCAGCGGCGAGTCCATCAAGCTGCTGCAACTGCTCGACGAGGCCGAGACCCGTGCCGCCGCCGTGCTCGCCGACCGCGACTACGACGACGCCACGCGCGGCGTGATCGGGCACGCCGTCGGCATGGGCGCGGTCAAATACGCCGACCTGTCGGTCAGCCACGACAGCGAATACGTCTTCGACTTCGACCGGATGCTCGCGCTGACCGGCAACACCGGCCCCTACCTCCAGTACGCCACCGCCCGCATCCGCTCCATCTTCCGCAAGGCGGACACCGACCCGGCCAAGGCGACCGGCCCGATCGTGCTCGGCCACCCCGCCGAACGCGCCCTGGCCCTGCAGCTCCTCGGCTTCGGCGCGATCGTGGAGGAGGTGGCCGAGAGCTCCGTGCCGCACCGGCTCGCCAACTACCTGTTCGAGACCGCGAGCGTCTTCACCACCTTCTACGAGAACTGCCCCGTCCTGAAGGACGACGTCGACCCGGCCACGCGCGCCTCGCGGCTCGCCCTGTGCGCGCTCACCCTGCGCGTGCTGGAGACCGGCCTGAGCCTGCTGGGCGTCCCGGTCCCCGAACGCATGTGA
- the plsX gene encoding phosphate acyltransferase PlsX — MPIALDAMGGDHAPDEIVAGAVHAVREHGIPVVLVGEPRPLMEALALHDALTEIPIIRAEEELAMDEGALASLRRPRSSIAVACHLVRRGDASAVVSAGSTAGIVATGKLRLRSQTGVLRPAITVALPTRPTPTVLLDAGANAEVKPEMLVQFAHLGAAYAETVLDVAGPKIGLLTIGSEPGKGNKLVKRAHELLSAAPGLDFAGNVEGHDLLTGVVDVIVTDGFTGNVALKTMEGSVRYAFAELRETINESRAARLGGMLQRKRVKELNQRLDPEVHGGAVLLGLNGTVVIAHGSSQARGVSAACVLAARLARQGVVARIGERLSAAHRPHRLW, encoded by the coding sequence ATGCCGATCGCCCTGGACGCGATGGGAGGCGACCACGCCCCGGACGAGATCGTGGCGGGCGCCGTCCACGCGGTGCGGGAGCACGGGATCCCCGTCGTCCTCGTCGGCGAGCCCCGCCCCCTCATGGAGGCGCTCGCCCTGCACGACGCGCTCACCGAGATCCCGATCATCCGGGCCGAGGAGGAGCTGGCCATGGACGAGGGCGCCCTCGCCAGTCTCCGCCGCCCACGCTCCAGCATCGCCGTCGCCTGCCATCTCGTACGGCGGGGCGACGCCTCCGCCGTGGTCTCAGCCGGATCCACCGCCGGGATCGTGGCCACCGGAAAACTCCGGCTCCGCAGCCAGACCGGGGTGCTCAGACCCGCCATCACCGTCGCCCTGCCCACCCGGCCCACCCCCACCGTCCTGCTGGACGCGGGCGCCAACGCCGAGGTGAAGCCGGAGATGCTGGTGCAGTTCGCCCACCTCGGCGCGGCCTACGCGGAGACCGTCCTGGACGTCGCCGGACCCAAGATCGGCCTGCTGACCATCGGCAGCGAGCCGGGGAAGGGCAACAAGCTCGTCAAACGGGCACACGAGCTGCTGTCGGCCGCCCCCGGCCTGGACTTCGCCGGCAACGTCGAAGGACACGACCTGCTCACCGGGGTCGTGGACGTCATCGTCACCGACGGCTTCACCGGCAACGTGGCGCTCAAGACCATGGAGGGCAGCGTCCGCTACGCCTTCGCCGAGCTCCGCGAGACGATCAACGAGAGCCGCGCGGCCCGGCTGGGCGGGATGCTGCAGCGCAAGCGCGTCAAGGAGCTCAACCAGCGGCTGGACCCCGAGGTCCACGGCGGGGCCGTACTGCTCGGCCTGAACGGCACCGTGGTCATCGCGCACGGCTCCTCGCAGGCCAGAGGGGTGAGCGCCGCCTGCGTGCTGGCCGCCCGACTGGCCCGGCAAGGCGTGGTCGCCCGCATCGGCGAACGCCTGAGCGCCGCCCATCGGCCGCACCGCCTCTGGTGA